A window of Ranitomeya variabilis isolate aRanVar5 chromosome 2, aRanVar5.hap1, whole genome shotgun sequence contains these coding sequences:
- the KCNJ13 gene encoding inward rectifier potassium channel 13, with amino-acid sequence MVLQVSTDREEESHSRSPRCTLLNSCSHRLVTKDGHSTIKAAGIQGQGLSYLRDIWGLLLDMRWRWMMLAFSASFLAHWLLFAVFWYLLAEMNGDLALDHDAPPENHTICVKYITSFTAAFSFSLETQLTIGYGTMFPSGDCPSAIALLAVQMLLGLMLEAFITGVFVAKIARPKNRTPSILFSRLAVVGSPEGKPCLMFQVANTRPSPLTMVRVSGILYQERGDSQIQQSSVDFLLDCQNGSGECPFFSFPLTYTHSLSPGSPLAALSQRETISLSGHLELVVCLSATQEGSGEICQSRTSYLPSEILQGHRFAPCLTRRPEGGYRVCMETFGNPLPELPQASHRQTYRTELEVCANGQRGDTFQISETGLGE; translated from the exons A TGGTGCTGCAGGTCAGCACAGATCGAGAGGAGGAATCTCACAGCAGGTCCCCTAGATGCACCCTGCTCAACTCTTGTTCTCATCGACTTGTAACTAAAGATGGACACAGCACCATAAAAGCTGCTGGGATCCAGGGGCAGGGACTGTCGTACCTGCGTGACATTTGGGGGCTACTGCTCGACATGCGCTGGCGCTGGATGATGTTGGCTTTTTCGGCTTCTTTCCTGGCACACTGGCTCCTTTTTGCTGTTTTTTGGTATCTTCTGGCTGAAATGAATGGGGATCTGGCCCTGGACCACGATGCCCCACCTGAGAATCACACCATTTGTGTGAAATACATCACTAGCTTCACTGCTGCCTTCTCATTctctctggagactcagctcaccaTTGGATACGGCACCATGTTTCCAAGTGGAGATTGCCCAAGCGCCATCGCTCTTCTTGCTGTGCAAATGCTGCTCGGACTCATGCTGGAAGCCTTCATTACAG GCGTTTTTGTGGCAAAAATTGCAAGACCAAAGAATCGCACTCCGTCAATCCTCTTCTCGAGGCTGGCGGTGGTAGGTAGTCCGGAAGGAAAGCCATGTCTAATGTTCCAAGTGGCCAACACTCGCCCAAGTCCATTAACCATGGTCCGTGTCAGTGGGATTCTCTACCAAGAAAGAGGCGACAGCCAAATCCAGCAAAGCAGCGTGGACTTTTTATTGGACTGTCAAAATGGCAGTGGCGAGTGCCCATTCTTCTCGTTTCCTCTCACGTACACTCACAGTCTCTCTCCTGGGAGCCCACTAGCAGCTTTATCGCAACGTGAAACGATATCTTTGTCAGGTCACTTGGAGCTTGTGGTGTGTCTATCTGCTACTCAGGAAGGCTCGGGGGAAATTTGCCAGAGCCGTACTTCTTATCTACCAAGTGAGATACTTCAAGGACACCGCTTTGCACCATGTCTAACACGTCGGCCCGAAGGAGGATATCGCGTTTGTATGGAAACATTTGGCAATCCACTCCCTGAATTGCCACAAGCCTCACACAGACAGACCTACAGAACTGAGCTGGAAGTCTGTGCCAACGGGCAAAGAGGGGACACCTTTCAAATCTCTGAGACTGGACTTGGAGAGTAA